One genomic region from Lepisosteus oculatus isolate fLepOcu1 unplaced genomic scaffold, fLepOcu1.hap2 HAP2_SCAFFOLD_116, whole genome shotgun sequence encodes:
- the LOC138226249 gene encoding zinc finger C2HC domain-containing protein 1C-like, translating to MEPSPKPGALSPSPKDTDSNRPTPLRRQDLISTYCPPPKIQLLKDTFQEKLMQEKEKKMIAMYNRRQEAALQKMRKSFQYVKYAAEKKTGNSYRFQAQQGPEKNIVGYDRSYPLKPMGNRKVSGPGEVRALDRPEAQSDSLFAPTPPQDGHERPCERPGRRGSRVCKPKDRTVLPMVATPPGQCPSHANGKEHFQLQEELRKVAEAEAALKEEHRRREASLQDEMRRKEAMMKDEIRQKEAMMQAKLFRAQEELRMVQREMEDSREVAGRENRGLRTRRKTLQARQSELRPRGPWANHRSKAVPLLTCRMEKQKAFTPRKALPFRGDNLDYASPMEDGGCAESHFPSALSHQERRQVSPCNRGLEDVPCGRRKYLKKARLPESDVSAAQAAQAHFRNNTSFLDEQTLSVENRYLSPTSLMCPTAEQFPYENSQSGNPQLVPCELCHRKFAVERLEKHSKICKKLQNSKRKVFDSFKHRAKGTELETYIHKKKVKPPIVLRKNNWRQKHEDFIRSIKQARKLQQVITQGGKVVNLPQPPANPNPDYVPCPH from the coding sequence atggagcccagtcctaagcctggtgctctgtccccctccccgaaggacacagactcgaatcgacccacgcccttaaggcgacaggatctgatctccacgtactgcccgcctcccaagatacagcttctgaaggacaccttccaagagaaactgatgcaggaaaaggagaaaaaaatgattgccatgtacaatcggcggcaggaggcagctctacagaagatgagaaaatctttccaatatgtgaaatacgctgcggagaagaagacggggaacagctatcgcttccaagcccaacagggccccgagaagaacattgtggggtatgatcggtcttaccccctgaagcctatgggtaacaggaaagtctccggccctggtgaggttcgggctttggaccgcccggaagcacagagtgattccttgtttgcccccaccccgcctcaggatggtcatgagaggccctgcgagaggccgggcaggaggggctcaagagtatgcaaacctaaggacaggactgtcctccccatggtggcgacccctccagggcaatgcccttctcatgccaatgggaaggagcactttcagttgcaagaggagctacgaaaagtggccgaggcagaggcagcgttgaaggaggagcatcgccggagggaggccagcctgcaggatgagatgcgcaggaaggaggccatgatgaaggacgagattcgccagaaggaggccatgatgcaggcgaagctcttcagagctcaggaggagctgaggatggttcagagagagatggaagactctagagaggtggccggaagggaaaatagaggactccgaacccgaaggaagacactccaggcgaggcagagcgagcttcgccccagaggaccgtgggccaaccaccgctctaaggccgtgcctcttctgacctgcagaatggagaagcaaaaagccttcactccaaggaaagcccttcctttcagaggagacaaccttgattatgcttctccaatggaagatggcggatgcgcagaatcgcactttccctctgcgctttcccatcaggagagacgtcaagtgagcccttgcaaccgtgggctagaagacgtcccctgtggaaggagaaagtatctcaagaaagcaaggctccctgaaagcgacgtgtcagcggcacaggctgcgcaggcccacttcagaaataacacctcatttctggatgaacaaactctgtcagtggaaaacagatatttgtcccctacaagtctgatgtgccctaccgctgagcaatttccatatgagaatagccagagtggaaaccctcagctggtgccctgtgaactgtgtcacaggaagtttgctgtagagaggttggagaaacacagcaagatctgcaagaagcttcagaattcaaagaggaaggtttttgactctttcaagcacagggccaagggaacagaactggagacatacatccataagaagaaggttaaaccgccaatcgtg